In Halichondria panicea chromosome 5, odHalPani1.1, whole genome shotgun sequence, the genomic stretch CTTGTTTTGTTTCATTGTCACTCTTTATTCTCGTACTAAGATACATTTTCTATTTTTCTATTGAATCACGTAGAaattggtaaaggatcacgaGTCCTAAAAGCAAATATCGTATGCCGGTTCATGCCGGTCTGCCGGTCCATGACATACATACCACGGACCAACGTTGAAGACTAACTAAGGGACTCGATCGCTTCGCTCTCCCCATGCAATTACTATAGTCAAGTAGTCAATAACTATTATACTACTGTTACAATATACACTTGTAAAACGTACCAAGTGTAACCAGTGTGCTCCATTGTCCATCGGCAGCAGCTGTCTTAGCTCTGACCTACAGTCGTTATTATAGAGAGACGTTGAAGAGCCTACTCACTAATTAACATACTCAAACCGAAGAACTATAACCacttaattatatataccttcaatGTTATGATTATATAATTAGCCTAGCTgagctaccgtattactagcctcgatcccaggccgatccgtctctaattgaacgctaggtcgcctcctcggcctggtattgattgtatctgggcgtgtatctgggcgtgcTCTTATTGGCTCCACCtcgctcaggtattcgctaaaaaagagcgaatTCCTAAGCGACTTAACACTAATGGTGTATGTATGAGCACCTACTCCGTAAAAGTAATTGTAATCTCATGAATAGCTCcgtaaagctagctagctactatactATGGCAATTTTTCAACGTCTTTTGATATCCAAGAAGCATTAGCATATGCACTGTCTTGTGTGAAGCAAGAAGGACTGATCCTCAAGGAACAGCAGGTCCgtgctctcaagctcctgtcagAAGGAAGGGACGTTTTTGTGTGGTTCCCAActgggtatggcaagtctctgtGCTATCAATTGCTACCCTTCttgatggactacaagcttggTAGGACTAAGGGTCCTCTTGTCGCCAGAAGTGTAGTTTTTGTCATCTCTCCCCTTGTGTctctcatgattgaccaggtcaGGAGTCTGAACACtggaggtgtttctgctgccatcctcagtagtaATAAGGGAATCGACAGAAGTCTTGTTGCCACTAACAAAGATGTGTCGGATGGAAAGTACCGTCTGCTGTtcactgccccagaggctgttgttgaagactaTCGTTGGAGGATGCTATTACTAGAGCCTCCACTCAATTCCTCTTTAGTGGCAATAGCTGTGGACAAAGCACACTGTGTTTACAAGTGGTAAGTTATTAATAACTCCCGTTGTGATTATTATGTATGTTCTGTAGGAGCTCTGACTTTCGTCCTGCCTATGCACACCTAGGTGAGCTTAGAGCATTTGCCCCTCCTGGTGCTCCAATGTTGGCTGCAACGGCTACTGTGACAGATGTTATGAGGAATGTGATTGTGGAGGTTCTCGAAATGACTGGGTGTGCTGTTGGACGCGAGCTCACAGTGAAAGGAGATGCGTCGGAACCACTCGTGTCCTTAGTCCTTTTCTTAGGGGCTGATCTTACTGGACTACTAGGGAGCTGCTCTTTGGACACTTGTTTCTGGTAGCTACGTCTGGCCAGGAGCCTGAACACCTCTATGGACTCTATCTTCTTGATACAAGAAAGACAGACAATCTTTGACAGGCCATCTGAATCACTAACAGGCAGATCCAATGCAAGACTGAGCCTCCCTGGAATATCTTCTTTGAGAGCCTTACTGCTGAACAAATGTTTATATCTTCTGTTTTGTATGGCATCAGTGCTGCAACATAACCTACAAAGAACAAACTTAgaagccattaattttattcaattTTCATTTGACCACATggacttaataataataacaaagtcacgcccagatacaatcaataccaggccgaggaggcgacctagcgttcaattagagacggatcggcctgggatcgaggctaccgtattactagaatgttttgcgagcatcaaacataattataattatgtaaactttgcgagggttgatcaatatAATTTGTTCACAataataaaatcgcaaaacctaaattattactagtaaatacacacaagtacacgatcctttccagaacgcaatagttagatcgcaaattAGGGTCAATaagtatagcgcaaaattttaagacacttaaatttcgtggaatggcctctaaaagcatttcgttgaataattttcgtgggttgactgcttaccggaagccacgcctttaatcttttaCGTTATAGCAAATAATTCTAGTgttgtgtaggattgctaacccacaaaaacagcaaaaattaagcaCTTGAAAATTTTGTGCTATATGATATACTTCTTGCATTACTGGCAGATGTACCAATTTACTAAGCTATACTAACCCACCTGGACCATCACTCTCTCTCGATTGCTGGCAGATACCTCATCTCCAATGACGTGGAACAACTCTCTGTTGCCCTTAACAACAATTACATTATCTGAGCCAGGGTTTACAAAGTTCACATCATAGCCAGTGATTCTTCCGTAGCTCCGACGGGGAGTGGTCCATATTACAACATTGTAGAGTCCTAGCACTCGAGATGGGGCTTCAGACCCTGCAATAGAATAGATAGCTTCATGAATCAGTGCATAGTGCAGCATCAGAGTCGTAGACAgcggggggggggcaggggggcAGTTACCCCCCCTGGCATTCTAGATCTGCAATATTACTGGGAAGCAGAAGCCACCTTCTTCGCTCAAGCTACCTTTGTTTAGTTTAGCTAAGTAGCTAAGTTGGTGCCACAGCAAGTTTACAAGTTGCCATGAACAGAAATAGCTAACAGTTGACAGTTAGTAAAAATGTTCAGGTGTTATTTTTCCACCTGCAAACATGAGCTATATATGGCCATAGAAATAtggcggggggggggggcttcagcccctggagcccccccCTTCCTATGCCACTGTGAATAATTCAAATAATAAACAATATCTGTGTATTTAATTTCCATAGCCTCCAGGCACTCACTTGTATCCCCTGTCATGGCAACGACCTCACAGCTCCTGCTCTGCCCTCCCTCCTCCTGACCACTCACTCCATTCTCAGGGATCACTCGAATGGTGTAGGTGGTGAGTGGCCGCAGACCAGACACTGAGTAGTCCACCAGGGTATCTTGTTTGACATACGGCCTCCTGTTGTGTTGAGTGAAGGTCTGGTTGTCCTCAGAGTAGAATATGTTGTAGTAGAAATCGTCTCTCCCAGTGATCTCAGGCCTCTCCCAACGCACAGTGATGGAGTTACCTCGAGTTCTTTGTTGAACTAACTCTATGTTTCTGCATACACCGGAGGGAGCTGTGTATATGCGTGTATATATCGTGGGGAATTAAGTGATAGAGATATCCATAGACTGATGTCATTCTTAACTACGGTATCTTTAACCTCAATCATATCAAAGGatacaaaccacaaaccatAACGCACTTAGCAACATGACCACGcaaccatgcacatgcacacatgctcAATTTTTAATCAGCTAGCAGCATACAGAGAAAGGAAGGATTGGAAACAAAGGTAccctcgagtaacatccgcttTACCCCGCGGTTTATTTAAGGCTGTCTTTACAAGCCAGAgctgtagatgggcgtggctcggCTAGCTAAGCTGATGGCCTATTTCTACATAATAAACCATGCACTAGCAAATATGCTTATTCTATGCAACTTTCTTATATTATATACCTAgttataaccagcacgcttacacgttatagCAATAAAAGACTCGATCATTAATATAACACTTGGAAGTTTATAACTTCACTGAAATGTCTCCttcactgggtgtggtcagtcattagcaagtactaggTACAAATGGTTCACAGAATTGGCGTGTTTTAAATtactgaaagagatgatgtttTTGAGCGAGTTATACTCAGAAAAAGTTGAGGCTTCACTGCAGATGCAGCATTACGTGCAccactctgtttccaatccctccaaTCCCTGTATCTATATGAATTATGTTCAAAGCATATTGATATATAAATGTGCCATGCTGTTGCAGGCCATGGTAGATACAATCAACAATGAAGCAATTGCTACATAATAATCGACTCACACGTGCAAGGAATGTTCGGTCCCTCAAGGTTGGTCCTGTGATATCCATTGAAGCAGGTGCACTCTGGGCTGTTGGTCTCCACACTGTTACTGTTGGCAGGACAGGTAACACACGACGGTACTCCAGAGGACAGCTGCTCAACGTAGGTACCAAGGGGACATTGAGGACCTGAAACAAAAAGAGCACAATATTTgaacaaaaattataattatagacataataattatagagaagcAACAATGCCGAATAATTACTTAAACTAACTTGTGCTTGTTGGAACTTACTTTGACACTGGCTATAAGCCACACAGAGCAACAGAAGAATTGCTGTTGATTGAAGTTGCAGTAATTTGCTCATGGCTTCCGCAGGAGAGTcacaatgcatgcataaacTTGTCAAGTATATGCAATTTGTTGAGAGCATGCAGCATCAACTGATCTAGATATTGCATTGTTGCTACTCCAAGTTttatatgcatacatgtataaccacATTGTGTGCATTGAACGCCCACGGCAGGAAGCATATAACAATtatgctgtacatgcatgcactcaaaCAATACCTTGTCTATATATTATttaaagtatatatataaggtGCATCCTCTCAGACCCTATACAGACCCTATATATAAGGAAATTTTTATCCCTTAATATTATGCGATCGAATGTGTtcttcgagggtataaatatcagtggtttttgctgattaagcatgtaccgcaaacatCTATATatccacgaatttaatatcgcatatatacatgcatgcatgcatgctgcaaaaaggctgctattccgtgaaaattaaaCCTGCTTTGTAATAGTCATTCCGCAAAAATGTATAcctggtatataattatgctaagcactacatgcatgtgtgtatttattgcccagtgagtgggcagatcaaagcaatccatcACTATACCAGCAACAGTATATAACTGATGCAgtgcaattataataattatggcatgttACGCTGCGTGTAAAAAATTCAGTAAACAAAATCTGTTTTTGACTTATGTACCAcccaataccgtatagcgggtataatattatttcgagggtataatgttcacggttttcgcggattgagcctgtacccacgaaaatttatatctttattgaatagtaggcgtgttcagtattattgaccacatgCACCTATATCGACAATAAAAAGGAATCAAGAGACAAGGACGCCGGTATAGCCAGCTAGCTTGCTCTATATACcagggccgtagatagcttaggtttgcaggggtggcaaaataacagctgaacatttttactaaaaaaaaaggtcatatCCTCTGAGTATGGCAACTTCCAACTTGCTGTGGCACCAACTTAGAGCAACTAAAACAAGGTAGCTTAAACTAGGAAGGTGACTTCCCATGCAGAGGCGCAGTGGAGCTcagaattttacctaaaaaaaggttgTAACTTATTCtcagcagtcagcatgcgcatcagaTAGCCCTTCCCACATCTTATTGGGTATGTGCAGATCAATAATTTTAGCAGATCTGAGAATGCCAGGGGGAACTGCCCACCCTGCCCCCTGCTGTCTACGGCCCTGTCTACGTCTACTGTATCCTTTGACTATGGCCTGCACAGCAAACGTTCTGCTATAGAGGTggaggacataattatatagtgccTCACTGATTCTattaggcctggattcgaggctaacggtgtggaggtacagctgcatgttgatgtgtgcatgcgccaaaaggctggaactccgACCAcgaaataaaatccgcgaaatcctttgtagtggtccatccgcgaaaatttataccctcgaaatatacccgctatacggtaactcaattggtcccttttataggctgcACTAGTACTACTTGTGGGAAGCaatttaattatgtatatcACTTATTTATATAGCTGTGTACAATTACAATCATAATACATAAAGCAATGAAAACAGAAGACATGCAAAACCAGGCCCTTACCTACTAAATAGATTCTCTTGGAGCCGTGTTGAGACTCAGAGTTCCTCTCAAACCCTCAAAATGTGTATAAATGTGTGGTGATATTACTTTAGCCTCGAGAACAGACCCCCGGTGATGGAGGCCCTGGTTTGGTTagcgatctttaccaaatcaaaATAATGAGCTTGACCTTTTTACACCGAAATAACATGCCCTTGAATTCGTGTTTTGAACACGCCCTCGAAATTGCACCCACATGGACTAAAAAATTACAGATAGAACAACACTCAGAACAGTATGGTTATAGGGGATATGTCAAATCTCCACTGACTAGACAATGACTACAATGTGTGATGCGAGAAAGAGACAGTTCTCCAAGGAGTTAAAGAAGCTGGGCAGGCGCTGATTATCAATTAACAACCATGTGAAGTGCAGTTTGGTGGCTTCACAAAGTGAGACTGTATAA encodes the following:
- the LOC135336087 gene encoding ATP-dependent DNA helicase RecQ-like, whose product is MDYKLGRTKGPLVARSVVFVISPLVSLMIDQVRSLNTGGVSAAILSSNKGIDRSLVATNKDVSDGKYRLLFTAPEAVVEDYRWRMLLLEPPLNSSLVAIAVDKAHCVYKWSSDFRPAYAHLGELRAFAPPGAPMLAATATVTDVMRNVIVEVLEMTGCAVGRELTVKGDASEPLVSLVLFLGADLTGLLGSCSLDTCFW